GGCTTCCTGCCCTTCTTCGCCGGGCCTGCCGCGAACAGCGGCTACGTCATGCTCACCGCCGCCCTGGTGCTCGCGGTGATGATCCTGCCGATCATGACCGCCGTGTGCCGCGAGGTGTTCCTGCAGACCCCGCGCCTGCACGAGGAGGCCGCCCTGGCCCTCGGTGCCACCCGGTGGGAGATGATCCGGATGGCCGTCCTGCCCTACGGGCGCTCCGGCGTCGTCTCCGGCGCCATGCTCGGCCTCGGCCGCGCGCTGGGCGAGACGCTCGCGGTGACGATCATCCTGTCGGTCAACCCGACGGTCATCACGTTCAACCTCATCAGCGGGCAGAACCCGTCGACCATCCCGGCGAACATCGCGCTGAACTTCCCCGAGGCGACCGGCCTGGGTGTCAGCGTCCTCATCGCGACCGGCCTCGTGCTGTTCGTCCTCACCTTCGCCGTCAACTACCTCGCGCGCTCGGTCGCGTCGCGCGGGTTCTCGGGAGCAGCCGGATGAGCACCTCGCCCCGCACCGAGCGGTCGACCCAGACGTCGACGGCCACCCCGACGACGGGGCTGACCACGCCCTCGCACGAGCAGAGCGCCCCGGCGACCCCGGGGGACACCCGCGGCCTCACCCCCGAGCGCTTCGGCACCCCCGGCTCGCCCGCCCCGGCCGGCCCGGTGGTCGGCGAGCCCCGCCGCTCGTCCGGGCAGCTGACCCGCCACCTGTCCCCGGCCCTGCTGCTGGTCTCCGCGGCGCTGTCCGCCGGGATCCTGCTCCTCGTCGGCCGGTTCACCGTCACCGGTGCCGCTGTCCTCACCGCCATCACCTACACCGTCGGCGTCTACGTCCTCGCGCGCGTCGTCGAGGGCCGCCGCCGGGCCACGGACCGGGTCGTCACCGCGCTCGTCACCGTGGCCTTCGTCCTGGCCATGGCGCCCCTGGTGTCGCTCGTCTGGACGGTCGTCAGCCGCGGCGCCGCCCGCTTCGACGCCGCCTTCTTCACGCAGTCCATGGCCGGCGTCATCGGCGAGGGCGGCGGCGCGGCCCACGCCATCGTCGGCACCCTGCAGGTCACCGGCATCGCCACCCTGGTGTCCGTCCCGGTCGGCCTGCTCGCCGCGGTCTGGCTCGTGGAGTACGGCAGCGGTCGGCTCAAGAGCGCCATCACGTTCCTCGTCGACGTCATGACGGGCATCCCGTCCATCGTCGCGGGGCTCTTCGCCTTCGCGCTGTTCTCCACGATCCTGGGCGACCCGGGCCACCGCTCGGGCATCGCCGGTGCCATCGCCCTGTCGGTGCTCATGACGCCCGTCGTCATCCGCACCTGCGAGGAGATGCTCAAGCTGGTCCCGGACGAGCTGCGCGAGGCGTCCTTCGCCCTCGGCGTGCCGCGCTGGCGGACGATCACCAAGGTCGTCCTCCCCACCGCCGTCGGCGGGATCGCGGCGGGCGTCACCATCGCCATCGCCCGCGTCATCGGCGAGACCGCCCCGCTGCTCATCACCCTCGGCTTCACCACCGGGTTCAACTTCGACATGACCGAGGGCCGGGCCTCGACGCTGCCGGTGTACGCCTACGACCAGTTCCGCAACCGCGGCCTGCCGCCCGAGGCGTTCATCGACCGTGCCTGGACCGCCGCGCTCGTGCTCATCCTCATCGTCATGGTGCTCAACGGGATCGGGCGGCTGATCGCCCACCTGTACGCG
The sequence above is drawn from the Aquipuribacter hungaricus genome and encodes:
- the pstA gene encoding phosphate ABC transporter permease PstA, producing the protein MSTSPRTERSTQTSTATPTTGLTTPSHEQSAPATPGDTRGLTPERFGTPGSPAPAGPVVGEPRRSSGQLTRHLSPALLLVSAALSAGILLLVGRFTVTGAAVLTAITYTVGVYVLARVVEGRRRATDRVVTALVTVAFVLAMAPLVSLVWTVVSRGAARFDAAFFTQSMAGVIGEGGGAAHAIVGTLQVTGIATLVSVPVGLLAAVWLVEYGSGRLKSAITFLVDVMTGIPSIVAGLFAFALFSTILGDPGHRSGIAGAIALSVLMTPVVIRTCEEMLKLVPDELREASFALGVPRWRTITKVVLPTAVGGIAAGVTIAIARVIGETAPLLITLGFTTGFNFDMTEGRASTLPVYAYDQFRNRGLPPEAFIDRAWTAALVLILIVMVLNGIGRLIAHLYAPKTNR
- the pstC gene encoding phosphate ABC transporter permease subunit PstC, with amino-acid sequence MTATATPPVAQAPKAVTRPGDKVFSGLALAAALTILVTLTGVAAFLLAKGYPAFGAGAEDLGASSFWTLVGPLLFGSVLSSALALLLAAPVAVGIALYISHYAPRRAARAFGYVIDLLAAVPSVVFGFWGITVLAPYLVPGYQWLEANLGFLPFFAGPAANSGYVMLTAALVLAVMILPIMTAVCREVFLQTPRLHEEAALALGATRWEMIRMAVLPYGRSGVVSGAMLGLGRALGETLAVTIILSVNPTVITFNLISGQNPSTIPANIALNFPEATGLGVSVLIATGLVLFVLTFAVNYLARSVASRGFSGAAG